A stretch of Geomonas oryzisoli DNA encodes these proteins:
- a CDS encoding cytochrome c oxidase subunit 3 family protein → MSHLEKDSFGAKLGMWLFLFTEMLLFGGVFILYSVYLTRYPKEFGLGGHQLDLVYGATNTVVLLTSSLFAAMSVTAIKSGAKKLTLGLLSGTVGCAFIFLGIKYLEWSAKFHHGIYPNSPKLIAGPPGESIFFGLYYLTTGLHGIHVIVGAVLMTWTAVMVQKERLNANDNVTLENVTLYWHLVDLVWIFIFPLYYLIL, encoded by the coding sequence ATGAGTCACCTGGAAAAGGACAGTTTCGGCGCCAAGCTCGGCATGTGGTTGTTCCTGTTCACGGAGATGCTCCTCTTCGGCGGCGTCTTCATCCTCTACTCGGTCTACCTGACCCGCTACCCCAAGGAGTTCGGGCTGGGGGGACACCAGTTGGACTTGGTCTACGGCGCCACCAATACCGTCGTGCTCCTGACCAGCTCACTGTTCGCGGCCATGTCGGTTACCGCGATCAAGTCGGGAGCGAAAAAACTCACCCTGGGGCTTCTTTCCGGGACGGTGGGATGCGCGTTCATCTTTCTCGGGATCAAGTACCTGGAGTGGAGCGCCAAGTTCCACCACGGCATCTATCCGAACTCCCCGAAGCTGATCGCGGGGCCGCCGGGAGAGTCCATATTCTTCGGGTTGTACTACCTGACCACCGGCCTGCACGGCATCCACGTCATCGTGGGCGCGGTGCTGATGACGTGGACCGCGGTGATGGTGCAAAAGGAAAGGTTGAACGCGAACGACAACGTGACGCTGGAAAACGTCACACTGTACTGGCACCTGGTCGACCTGGTCTGGATCTTCATCTTCCCGCTCTACTACCTGATCCTGTAG
- a CDS encoding cytochrome C oxidase subunit IV family protein, whose translation MTEEHAEHILSYGKLTTVWVALLVLTAATIMVTRVELGVWKVWAALAIASVKSGLVIAFFMHMKYEPRLFRIILFVALFTLASFIGGTFFDVLYR comes from the coding sequence ATGACAGAGGAACACGCGGAACACATCCTGAGTTACGGAAAACTGACCACCGTCTGGGTGGCCCTGCTGGTTCTGACCGCGGCGACCATCATGGTGACCCGGGTCGAGCTGGGGGTCTGGAAGGTCTGGGCGGCGCTCGCCATCGCCAGCGTCAAATCCGGCCTGGTAATCGCCTTCTTCATGCACATGAAGTACGAGCCGCGGCTGTTCCGGATCATCCTGTTCGTGGCGCTCTTCACCCTGGCGAGCTTCATCGGGGGAACCTTCTTCGACGTACTCTACCGTTAA
- the coxB gene encoding cytochrome c oxidase subunit II, with protein MTTTQAVDPVFKFLFGACTVLLLGITITMIFFVVRYRRSKNPEPTSQVSGSPLLEVVWTLLPTLLVIGMFYYGWTSYLSLRTVPKNALQVTAEGRMWSWNFVYDNGKSSPKLYVPVGRPVQVNLVSKDVVHGFYVPAFRIKRDVVPGMKNHVWFVATSPGSYDLFCSQYCGTGHSAMISTVEALPPEQFAAWLGQKPAGVGAQGQELLQKYGCLGCHSLDGTPKVGPTFKGLYDSQVKVTRGGKPETVKADEKYLRESIVDPGAAVVEGFPPIMPKTEIPEAELKAIVEFLEGDK; from the coding sequence TTGACAACGACGCAAGCCGTCGACCCGGTCTTCAAGTTCCTCTTCGGCGCCTGCACGGTGCTCCTTTTGGGGATCACCATCACCATGATCTTCTTCGTGGTGCGCTACCGCCGCTCCAAGAATCCGGAACCGACCTCCCAGGTATCGGGAAGCCCGCTGCTCGAGGTGGTCTGGACCCTGCTCCCAACCCTGCTGGTGATCGGCATGTTCTATTACGGCTGGACCAGCTATCTGTCGCTGCGGACCGTGCCCAAAAACGCACTGCAGGTGACGGCGGAAGGGCGGATGTGGTCCTGGAACTTCGTCTACGACAACGGCAAGAGCAGTCCCAAGCTCTACGTGCCGGTCGGCAGGCCGGTGCAGGTCAACCTGGTTTCCAAGGACGTGGTGCACGGCTTCTACGTTCCCGCCTTCAGGATCAAGCGCGACGTGGTGCCCGGTATGAAGAACCACGTCTGGTTCGTCGCCACCAGTCCCGGCAGCTACGATCTCTTCTGTTCGCAGTACTGCGGCACCGGCCATTCGGCCATGATCAGCACGGTGGAGGCGCTGCCGCCGGAGCAGTTCGCAGCCTGGCTGGGGCAGAAGCCGGCCGGCGTGGGGGCGCAGGGACAGGAGCTGCTGCAGAAGTACGGATGCCTGGGATGTCATTCCCTGGACGGGACCCCGAAGGTGGGACCGACCTTCAAGGGGCTCTACGACAGCCAGGTGAAAGTGACCCGCGGCGGCAAGCCCGAGACGGTGAAGGCGGACGAGAAATACCTGCGTGAATCCATAGTCGACCCCGGTGCGGCCGTTGTGGAGGGCTTCCCCCCGATCATGCCCAAAACCGAGATCCCGGAGGCGGAGCTGAAGGCGATAGTGGAATTCCTGGAAGGGGACAAATGA
- a CDS encoding protoheme IX farnesyltransferase, whose amino-acid sequence MIAAAIWNGCKGIYRLFRLPLSLMNATAALGGYLMCRGRSDLGALSLFAGVALMACAASALNQVLERDLDALMDRTRLRPIASGELGVAGGLFIGLIPLGLGVLFLNLSGLLPLCLALFTLLWYLLCYTPLKRRTPLALLVGAVCGAATPLIGWSAAGGAVTDFRIVLLCGILYLWQVPHFWMLQKRHAEEYRRAGVPLFAPCTFRGPAPFLVLWLLATIVATLMLPVFGLIAGQHAPLWCLAFCLPLLLYPFERWEPAAFAGVNIFPALLTLALYGTP is encoded by the coding sequence ATGATCGCAGCTGCAATTTGGAACGGATGTAAAGGGATCTACCGCCTGTTCCGGCTCCCGCTGTCGCTGATGAACGCAACGGCGGCGCTGGGGGGCTACCTGATGTGTCGGGGGCGGTCGGATCTGGGCGCGCTTTCCCTGTTTGCCGGGGTGGCCCTGATGGCTTGTGCCGCCTCGGCGCTGAATCAGGTGCTGGAGCGCGACCTCGATGCCCTCATGGACCGCACCAGGTTACGTCCCATCGCCTCCGGCGAGCTCGGGGTGGCGGGAGGTTTGTTCATCGGTCTGATACCCCTCGGCCTAGGGGTGCTGTTCCTCAACCTCAGCGGCCTCCTGCCGCTGTGCCTCGCCCTCTTCACACTGCTCTGGTACCTCCTCTGCTATACCCCCCTCAAACGACGCACCCCGTTGGCACTCTTGGTCGGCGCCGTCTGCGGTGCAGCGACGCCGCTCATCGGCTGGAGCGCAGCCGGGGGCGCCGTCACCGATTTCAGGATCGTCCTGCTCTGCGGCATCCTCTATCTGTGGCAGGTGCCGCACTTCTGGATGCTGCAGAAACGGCACGCCGAGGAGTACCGTCGGGCCGGCGTGCCGCTGTTCGCACCGTGCACGTTCCGCGGTCCGGCGCCGTTTCTGGTGCTCTGGCTTCTGGCCACCATCGTGGCAACACTCATGCTCCCGGTCTTCGGCCTGATCGCAGGTCAGCACGCCCCCTTGTGGTGCCTCGCCTTCTGTCTGCCGCTGTTGCTGTATCCGTTCGAGCGTTGGGAGCCAGCGGCGTTCGCCGGAGTCAACATCTTTCCGGCGCTGCTTACCCTGGCGCTGTACGGCACGCCGTAA
- a CDS encoding TonB-dependent receptor, with product MKKTLTAMMLFAFAGSAHAVDLAGVEIHGFASQGYIKTSPDNNFPVSNSGEGSFNFNDFAVNFSKEVNPDLRVGLQLLAMDRGSYGKDKITLDWGFGDYRLTDWLGFRAGKIKIPLGLYNESRDNDAARTFIFLPQNEYYDYERDSVNAITGASVYGSVPVGPAGTVNYQFQIGTTPIPLDGASAKNYSAYISTVDAPLTTTDVNSDTAFVHHLEWRTPVGVRATFSGLHTSFDGTASGIYTDPVTSATTPVTAKWKFDSWHRYILGVEYILDDLTLATEYQRDDYTVSADYQNPALENFTSRQASDGWYVSAAYRFTDWFELGGYYTEIYADRHHRDGSTFEDLGVGAPWQTWQKEKVLTLRFDPMRNLVLKVEGHLIDGTWNMSEYTDASKRNWYLVATKATVFF from the coding sequence ATGAAGAAAACTTTGACTGCGATGATGCTGTTCGCCTTCGCCGGGTCGGCCCACGCCGTGGACCTGGCCGGCGTCGAAATTCACGGTTTCGCCTCGCAGGGGTACATAAAGACCTCCCCTGACAACAATTTCCCCGTGTCCAACAGCGGAGAAGGCTCCTTCAACTTCAACGACTTCGCCGTGAACTTCTCCAAGGAGGTCAATCCGGACCTGCGCGTCGGCCTGCAGTTGCTGGCCATGGACCGTGGCAGCTACGGCAAGGACAAGATCACCCTCGACTGGGGCTTCGGCGACTACCGCCTCACCGACTGGCTCGGCTTCCGGGCCGGCAAGATCAAGATCCCCCTGGGGCTGTACAACGAGTCGCGTGACAACGACGCCGCCCGCACCTTCATCTTCCTCCCCCAGAACGAGTATTACGACTACGAACGGGATTCGGTGAACGCCATCACCGGGGCAAGCGTCTACGGGTCGGTCCCCGTCGGACCGGCGGGGACCGTGAACTACCAGTTCCAGATCGGCACCACCCCGATCCCCCTGGACGGCGCGTCGGCGAAAAACTACTCGGCTTACATCTCCACCGTGGACGCCCCCCTCACCACCACCGACGTGAACTCCGACACCGCGTTCGTGCACCACCTGGAATGGAGAACGCCGGTCGGGGTGCGGGCCACCTTCAGCGGGCTGCACACCTCCTTCGACGGCACCGCCTCCGGGATCTACACCGATCCGGTGACCTCCGCCACCACGCCGGTCACGGCGAAATGGAAGTTCGATTCCTGGCACCGCTACATCCTGGGCGTCGAGTACATCCTCGACGACCTGACCCTCGCCACCGAATACCAGCGGGACGACTACACGGTGTCGGCGGACTACCAGAACCCTGCCCTGGAGAACTTCACCTCCAGACAGGCTTCGGACGGCTGGTACGTCAGCGCCGCCTACCGCTTCACGGACTGGTTCGAGCTTGGCGGATACTACACGGAGATCTACGCGGACCGGCATCACCGGGACGGATCGACGTTCGAGGATCTGGGCGTGGGCGCTCCCTGGCAGACGTGGCAGAAGGAAAAGGTACTGACGCTTCGTTTCGACCCGATGCGCAACCTGGTGCTGAAAGTCGAGGGGCACCTGATCGACGGGACCTGGAACATGTCGGAATATACCGACGCGTCGAAACGTAACTGGTACCTGGTGGCCACCAAGGCAACGGTATTTTTCTAG
- a CDS encoding glycine C-acetyltransferase, with protein sequence MADKFAWITEEMNALEEQGLRTTIRTIGSACGPWMVVDGKKVLNFCTNNYLGLANHPRLKKAAQEAVEQWGVGPAAVRSIAGTLELHRRLEQRLAAFKGVEDALYVQSGFCANQAAIPPMVGKGDVIFTDRLNHASIIDGCRLSSAKILVYEHCDLADCERVINENIGQYRRALLITDGVFSMDGDIAPLDRLFELCERHGIITMVDDAHGEGVLGHGGRGIVDHFKLNGKFDLEIGTLSKAFGVMGGVIAGKKVVVDWIRQKARPFLFSSAVTAADTAACLAAVDLLEESTALVQKLWDNTRYFKEGMRQAGFDIGASVTPITPVMLGEATAAQEFSRRLFAAEPGIFAMPIGFPTVAQGKARIRVMISAAHTQDDLETGLKTFTTIGRELGVIG encoded by the coding sequence ATGGCAGACAAATTCGCCTGGATCACCGAAGAGATGAACGCCCTGGAAGAGCAGGGACTGAGGACCACCATCCGCACCATCGGCTCGGCCTGCGGCCCCTGGATGGTGGTGGACGGGAAGAAGGTGCTCAACTTCTGCACCAACAACTACCTGGGACTCGCCAACCACCCGCGCCTGAAGAAGGCGGCGCAGGAGGCGGTCGAGCAGTGGGGGGTCGGTCCGGCGGCGGTGCGCAGTATCGCGGGGACCCTGGAACTGCACCGCAGGCTGGAACAGCGCCTGGCGGCGTTCAAGGGGGTGGAGGACGCGCTCTACGTGCAGTCGGGATTCTGCGCCAACCAGGCTGCCATCCCTCCCATGGTGGGCAAGGGCGACGTCATCTTCACCGACCGGCTGAACCACGCCAGCATCATCGACGGCTGCCGGCTTTCATCGGCGAAGATCCTGGTCTACGAGCACTGCGACCTCGCCGACTGCGAGCGGGTCATCAACGAGAACATCGGACAGTACCGGCGGGCGCTCCTCATCACCGACGGCGTCTTCTCCATGGATGGTGACATCGCACCGCTGGACAGACTGTTCGAGCTCTGCGAGCGCCACGGCATCATCACCATGGTGGACGACGCCCACGGCGAAGGGGTGCTCGGCCACGGCGGGCGCGGCATCGTGGATCACTTCAAGCTCAACGGCAAGTTCGACCTGGAGATCGGCACCCTGTCCAAGGCGTTCGGCGTCATGGGCGGGGTCATCGCGGGGAAAAAGGTGGTCGTCGACTGGATCCGTCAGAAAGCGCGTCCTTTCCTCTTCTCCAGCGCGGTTACCGCGGCCGACACCGCCGCGTGTCTCGCCGCCGTGGACCTTCTCGAGGAAAGCACCGCACTGGTGCAGAAGCTCTGGGACAATACGCGCTATTTCAAGGAGGGGATGCGGCAGGCGGGATTCGACATCGGGGCGAGCGTCACGCCCATCACGCCGGTCATGCTGGGGGAAGCGACCGCGGCGCAGGAGTTTTCACGCAGGCTCTTCGCCGCCGAGCCCGGCATCTTCGCCATGCCCATCGGCTTCCCCACCGTTGCGCAGGGCAAGGCACGCATCCGCGTCATGATCAGCGCGGCTCACACCCAGGATGACCTGGAAACGGGTCTGAAGACCTTCACCACTATCGGCCGCGAGCTCGGCGTGATCGGCTGA
- the tdh gene encoding L-threonine 3-dehydrogenase yields MQKTMRALVKKYPKPGLWLDEVPVPEVGINDVLIKVHKTAVCGTDLHIWDWNAWAQKTIPVPMVIGHEFVGRVVAMGSNVADLNIGDIVSGEGHIVCGRCRNCLAGRRHLCKDTNGVGVNRTGAFAEYICIPVTNVWHADPSIPMEILSIFDPFGNATHTTLAFPVLGEDVLITGAGPIGIMATAIARHAGARYIVTTDMNPYRLELAKKMGATVALNVKERTLADVRKELGMKEGFDVGLEMSGNGNAFKEMIANMCHGGKIAMLGIPSGDLAIDWNEVIFNMLTIKGIYGREMYETWYLMQSLIKIGLDLTPVITHRMHYTEFEEAFKVMSSGNAGKVILNWVEDGEQ; encoded by the coding sequence ATGCAAAAGACCATGCGTGCGCTGGTTAAGAAATACCCCAAACCGGGACTATGGCTGGATGAGGTGCCGGTACCCGAGGTCGGTATCAACGATGTCCTGATCAAGGTGCACAAGACGGCGGTCTGCGGCACCGACCTGCACATCTGGGACTGGAACGCGTGGGCGCAGAAGACGATCCCGGTGCCGATGGTGATCGGACACGAGTTCGTAGGCCGAGTGGTGGCGATGGGGAGCAACGTCGCCGACCTCAACATCGGGGACATCGTCTCCGGCGAGGGGCACATCGTCTGCGGCAGATGCCGTAACTGCCTGGCGGGAAGACGGCACCTGTGCAAGGACACCAACGGCGTCGGGGTGAACCGGACCGGGGCCTTCGCGGAGTACATCTGCATCCCGGTGACCAACGTCTGGCATGCCGACCCGTCCATCCCGATGGAGATCCTGAGTATATTCGACCCCTTCGGCAACGCGACCCACACCACCCTCGCCTTCCCGGTGCTGGGGGAGGACGTGCTGATCACCGGGGCCGGGCCGATCGGCATCATGGCTACCGCCATCGCCCGGCACGCCGGGGCGCGCTACATCGTCACCACGGACATGAACCCCTACCGGCTCGAACTGGCCAAGAAGATGGGGGCGACGGTGGCGCTCAACGTGAAGGAGCGGACCCTCGCGGACGTGCGCAAGGAACTGGGGATGAAGGAGGGGTTCGACGTCGGCCTGGAGATGTCGGGCAACGGCAACGCCTTCAAGGAGATGATCGCCAACATGTGCCACGGCGGCAAGATCGCCATGCTGGGGATCCCGTCGGGCGACCTCGCCATCGACTGGAACGAGGTGATTTTCAACATGCTCACCATCAAGGGGATCTACGGCCGGGAAATGTACGAGACCTGGTACCTGATGCAGTCGCTGATCAAGATCGGGCTGGATCTCACCCCGGTGATCACGCACCGGATGCACTACACCGAATTCGAGGAGGCCTTCAAGGTGATGAGCAGCGGCAACGCGGGCAAGGTCATCCTCAATTGGGTGGAGGATGGCGAGCAGTAA
- a CDS encoding substrate-binding domain-containing protein, with translation MTEVIVPVKETFEDENPSLRLVTIQSKPGTELADLDGGSLDAVVSTVDLHTFLQRSAETGTAVDGDAFREVPVGTNETVIFLNDSVKIKKLSRKQLKGIFTGRITNWKKLGGPNRRVVVVWSPAADAENEAFIGKVLDGEQVVSTFCQVASVEEMRAKVLETPGAIGIGPSALVSRGVRVPGSLTVAASIMLITKGEPSPKVQKLLDLLNDVAFLR, from the coding sequence TTGACCGAAGTCATCGTACCGGTGAAGGAAACCTTCGAAGACGAAAACCCGTCTCTGCGCCTGGTCACCATACAAAGCAAACCCGGGACGGAACTGGCGGACCTCGATGGTGGCTCCCTCGATGCCGTCGTCTCGACCGTCGATCTGCATACATTCCTGCAGCGGTCAGCTGAAACCGGAACGGCGGTCGACGGTGATGCTTTTCGGGAGGTGCCGGTCGGCACCAACGAAACCGTCATCTTTCTTAACGACAGTGTAAAGATCAAGAAGCTGAGCAGGAAGCAGTTAAAGGGGATCTTCACCGGAAGGATCACCAACTGGAAGAAGCTTGGCGGCCCGAACCGCCGCGTTGTCGTCGTCTGGTCGCCGGCCGCCGATGCGGAAAACGAGGCGTTCATCGGAAAGGTGCTGGATGGCGAACAGGTCGTGTCGACGTTTTGTCAGGTGGCAAGCGTCGAGGAGATGAGGGCGAAAGTGCTGGAGACGCCGGGTGCCATCGGTATCGGCCCCAGTGCGTTGGTTTCGCGCGGCGTGCGGGTCCCGGGGAGTCTGACGGTTGCCGCCTCGATCATGCTGATCACCAAGGGAGAGCCCTCGCCCAAGGTGCAAAAACTGCTCGACCTCCTCAACGACGTCGCCTTCCTGCGCTAA
- a CDS encoding helix-turn-helix domain-containing protein yields the protein MPVDEKELLERDAKRNIGEELLQAVRDIKAGNVGRISTMEVSPLASARQRIGLSQSEFASMLGVSLRTLQEWEQGRRKPSGAAKSLITIAIKDPETLQKLLAA from the coding sequence ATGCCAGTCGATGAAAAAGAGCTACTTGAACGTGACGCCAAGCGTAACATTGGCGAGGAGTTGCTCCAAGCTGTGCGGGATATAAAGGCCGGCAACGTCGGGAGAATATCCACTATGGAAGTCTCTCCGCTGGCCTCGGCCCGTCAGAGAATAGGACTCTCCCAGAGTGAATTTGCCAGCATGCTGGGTGTATCGCTCCGAACACTGCAAGAGTGGGAGCAGGGGAGAAGAAAGCCGTCAGGAGCCGCGAAATCACTGATCACTATCGCCATCAAGGACCCGGAAACCCTTCAGAAACTACTGGCTGCCTAG
- a CDS encoding type II toxin-antitoxin system RelE/ParE family toxin — translation MVTFVESPLFNKQVHDYLTDDEYGGFQRFLAANPEVGDVVRGSGGVRKIRWSRRGVGKSGGVRVLYFARTSAGEIWLLLIYAKSTVESIPGHILKQLKEEMEHASR, via the coding sequence ATGGTTACCTTTGTCGAATCACCACTTTTCAATAAACAGGTTCACGACTACCTGACTGATGATGAGTATGGCGGCTTCCAGAGGTTTCTCGCCGCCAACCCAGAGGTCGGTGATGTAGTCCGCGGCTCCGGCGGGGTTCGCAAGATACGTTGGTCACGTCGTGGGGTCGGCAAAAGTGGTGGGGTCAGGGTCCTTTATTTCGCTCGCACCAGCGCAGGAGAAATATGGTTGTTGCTGATATATGCGAAGAGCACTGTAGAAAGCATACCCGGACACATACTGAAACAGCTTAAGGAGGAGATGGAACATGCCAGTCGATGA
- the cmoA gene encoding carboxy-S-adenosyl-L-methionine synthase CmoA yields MTRTKDAIYAAPLQEMIDFKFDERVVAVFPDMIQRSVPGYGMIISNIGILAGKYAQAGSHCYDLGCSLGAATLAMRQRISQPDCDIIAVDNSPAMIERGRELLARDAGSAVPVTMICADLQDVTVENASVVVLNFTLQFIPPTQRQALIQRIHTGLRPGGILILSEKIAFSEPKRQHFHVELHHDFKRANGYSDLEISQKRSALENVMIPETLACHHKRLQAAGFSSSEVWFQCFNFASLVAMK; encoded by the coding sequence GTGACAAGAACCAAGGATGCTATCTACGCGGCGCCGCTGCAGGAAATGATCGATTTCAAGTTCGACGAACGGGTGGTCGCTGTCTTCCCCGACATGATCCAGCGCTCGGTCCCGGGCTACGGCATGATCATCTCGAATATCGGGATCCTCGCCGGCAAGTACGCCCAGGCCGGGAGCCACTGCTACGATCTCGGCTGTTCCCTCGGGGCGGCCACCCTCGCCATGCGCCAACGGATCAGCCAACCGGACTGCGACATCATCGCCGTGGATAACTCCCCCGCCATGATCGAACGCGGCCGTGAACTGTTGGCTCGCGATGCCGGCTCGGCCGTTCCGGTGACCATGATCTGTGCCGATCTCCAGGATGTCACGGTCGAGAACGCCTCGGTGGTCGTGCTCAACTTCACCCTGCAATTCATCCCCCCGACGCAGCGCCAGGCGCTAATCCAGCGCATCCATACCGGGCTCAGACCTGGCGGCATCCTCATCCTCTCCGAAAAGATCGCCTTCAGTGAACCGAAGCGGCAGCATTTCCACGTCGAACTGCATCACGACTTCAAACGGGCCAACGGCTACAGCGATCTCGAGATCAGTCAGAAACGGTCCGCGCTGGAGAACGTGATGATCCCGGAAACCCTTGCCTGTCACCACAAGCGGCTGCAGGCGGCCGGGTTCTCTTCGTCGGAAGTCTGGTTCCAGTGCTTCAACTTCGCCTCGCTGGTCGCAATGAAATGA
- the cmoB gene encoding tRNA 5-methoxyuridine(34)/uridine 5-oxyacetic acid(34) synthase CmoB: MNYDSLYSQLAAMGQERWAEQLQATLPERLQLESHGKLAGWQSALESLPAIRPSRIELKDNVTIGSSADLGDIRREEVITQLQAFHPWRKGPYSFFGIDIDTEWRSDWKWDRVLPHIEPLAGRKVLDVGCGNGYHGWRMRGAGADFVLGIEPFLLSVQQFQVMQRYLCDPQHHVIPIGIEDVPENLACFDSVFSMGVLYHRRSPLDHLFELKGCLRPGGELILETLIVDGDRETVFMPPGRYAKMRNVWFLPSIEAMILWLQRCGFTQIACVGTNRTSRDEQRSTQWMQFESLADFLDPEDAEKTIEGHPAPLRAVFTAKRA; this comes from the coding sequence ATGAATTACGATTCCCTCTACTCCCAACTCGCAGCCATGGGGCAGGAGCGCTGGGCTGAGCAGCTGCAGGCGACCCTGCCGGAAAGACTCCAGCTCGAGAGCCACGGCAAGCTCGCGGGGTGGCAGAGCGCCCTGGAATCGCTGCCGGCGATACGCCCTTCCCGCATCGAGCTCAAAGACAACGTCACCATAGGCTCCAGCGCCGATCTTGGCGACATCCGCCGCGAAGAGGTCATAACTCAGCTCCAGGCGTTTCACCCCTGGCGCAAAGGCCCCTACAGTTTTTTCGGCATCGATATCGATACGGAATGGCGCTCGGACTGGAAGTGGGATCGGGTGCTGCCGCATATCGAGCCCTTGGCCGGGCGCAAGGTGCTCGATGTCGGCTGCGGCAACGGCTATCACGGCTGGCGCATGCGCGGTGCCGGCGCCGACTTTGTCCTGGGCATCGAGCCCTTCCTGCTTTCAGTGCAGCAGTTCCAGGTGATGCAGCGCTACCTGTGCGATCCGCAGCACCACGTCATCCCCATCGGCATCGAGGATGTTCCGGAAAACCTCGCATGCTTCGACAGCGTCTTTTCCATGGGGGTCCTCTACCATCGTCGTTCCCCCCTCGACCATCTCTTCGAGCTCAAGGGATGCCTGAGACCGGGAGGGGAGTTGATCCTGGAGACGCTGATTGTGGACGGCGACCGGGAAACGGTGTTCATGCCGCCGGGACGCTACGCAAAGATGCGCAACGTCTGGTTCCTCCCGTCCATCGAGGCGATGATCCTGTGGCTGCAGCGCTGCGGGTTCACGCAGATTGCCTGCGTCGGCACCAACCGCACCAGCCGCGACGAGCAACGTTCGACGCAGTGGATGCAGTTCGAGTCGCTGGCGGATTTTCTCGATCCTGAAGATGCGGAGAAGACCATCGAAGGGCACCCGGCACCGTTACGGGCGGTATTCACGGCAAAAAGGGCGTGA
- a CDS encoding response regulator, producing MALKDVRILIVDDEKFYRDSLRDILGRIGFTVVAEAADGIEGVRMFLAHRPHIVIMDVYMPVKNGIDATREMIALNKNANVLTSSASDCPSDTSAVMKVGAKGILKKPFEPREIYDTIKNVLCGT from the coding sequence ATGGCCCTGAAGGATGTACGGATACTGATAGTCGATGATGAGAAGTTTTATCGTGATTCGTTGCGCGACATTCTCGGCAGGATCGGATTCACTGTGGTTGCCGAAGCGGCGGATGGAATCGAGGGAGTTCGGATGTTCCTTGCGCATCGCCCGCATATCGTGATCATGGACGTTTATATGCCCGTCAAAAACGGTATTGACGCCACGAGGGAGATGATCGCGCTGAACAAAAACGCCAACGTGCTCACCAGCAGCGCCTCAGATTGCCCCAGCGACACCAGCGCGGTGATGAAAGTCGGGGCCAAGGGGATACTGAAGAAACCTTTCGAGCCAAGGGAGATTTACGACACCATCAAGAACGTTTTGTGCGGCACCTGA